Proteins encoded by one window of Enterobacter hormaechei subsp. xiangfangensis:
- the yedF gene encoding sulfurtransferase-like selenium metabolism protein YedF has translation MKEIVPDYRLDMVGEPCPYPAVATLEALPQLKKGEILEVVSDCPQSINNIPLDAKNHGYTVLDIQQDGPTIRYLIQK, from the coding sequence ATGAAAGAGATCGTGCCTGATTATCGTCTCGATATGGTGGGTGAACCTTGCCCTTACCCGGCCGTCGCCACGCTTGAAGCGCTACCGCAGCTAAAGAAAGGTGAAATTCTGGAAGTGGTGAGCGATTGCCCCCAGTCGATCAATAACATTCCGCTTGATGCCAAAAATCACGGCTATACCGTGCTGGATATCCAGCAGGACGGACCAACCATTCGTTATTTAATTCAGAAGTGA